ATCTGCATATAGCTAGAATTTGGAGGGCTCATTTAAAAACGATAGAGGGGATTGAGTCGCTGATTTTGCGCGTGATTATGTGAGGAGGTCAAGCTCTCCcttagaaataattttgaagTGTTTAGAAACTGATAATAGTGATTGATTCTCTTGCTTATGATTGAAAAGAGTGTTTATAGCCATATTTCGTAAAAACAAACCACCATCGTCCCTAATCGTATAGTCTATTGGTCAAGTCCATAGGAGACCTAGAAAAGTCGCATGGTTGAAGAATGAGAGAGTTCGGTCTATCCAAGCAATGTGCATTTCCGAAAGTTCATGAACGCGTGACATCGTGCTACGAAGAGACGCAAACAATCGTTgccaaattaataaaatagattttGCAAAAGCATGTCCTTAGTACAATGATcaaaacttttgcaattttcaatgCATATCATATTAAAACTATAATATGATCCTAAATAAATGAAGATACCACGATGGATAATGCGTAGATGCATTCTGGTTGCTAGAAGACAAAATTGGCAATGGGAAATCCTCGTCACGTATCTCGTccttgaaaatctttttgcttttttccaaGCAAGGACTTGCTTAGCAATGCTTATAGGTTTTCACGGATTGTGTGTTGCTAAATGCCACACCCACAACGCCACCCATCGTGTCATTCGACTGATGAACATATTTAGGCACCAAGTAAAGACCAGTTACATATCATAAGACCGTCCTTCGAGCTTGAGTATACGGAACATCATGGCCATTTATAAGCATACCTATACATAGCAATCATCACCGAtaatttcttcacttttttgcAAACTTTCTGGTTCTCCCAAGGTGGTTTTCTCTTAATGCGAACATGAAAGCCAAACTTCTTGAATCGCTAGATATTAACGAGATGAAAGTAAACCTGCCGagtgaaatttaattttcaagatGTGTGAAAGCTCGAGCAAGCAAGGGTCTCTGCATGTTATTTGGActttcatcaaaataaggtaCCCATCACATAGCATTGCATGGAAAGCAATTGGTTAACATTTTCTAAGTAAGCGTTGGAGTCAACAGAACCCTTGAAGCCTGGCGGTCCAAATAAAACCGTATCAAAAACATCACCCAAGAGGTTGGGATacttggagtgccataacttggcacggagggacacttaagtgccataactttaaaatggtacacttaagtgccaatatcagagtaaaatgggacacttaaatgccacttcGGCGAAAATCTAGCCAATGGCTGACTTGGCAATTTTCTAGCGAGTTTAGTCCAAAAAggtgtcgttttgcacgctgatgtggcggagaaaacgcaaaaacaaCGCTGTTTCGTGTctatgtgtaaataataatataaaaattaattaaattataaagtattcaaaaaaattaaaaattaagaaaaatttaaaacttttaaaaaattaagaaaaaaaaagtgggggaggtcgaacgggcgggccgagggccgagccctcgccgccgccacctccccgccgtcgccgagaagggccggtgacggagggggagggtcggccgaggtcgccggccccgacCGGCCGGGCTCGGCGAccccgaccctccccactccatCGCCCCCTTCCCGGCGGCAAGGGGGGGAGGGAGGCGaaagggcccgcgagcccttgcggatgagggcgaccctcgcccggatccggttcggtcgcgggccctcgccgcctgaGGGGCCGGCGTGGGGAGGATCGGGCTGGGTCGCCGGGCCCTCCGCCTGAGggcccgtgagccctcgcccggatctggggcgagggtcgtggccctcgccgcaatccggcgagggctcgcagccctcgccgttgGTCGGCCGGGGCTAGCGCCCCCAGCCGCCcctcccccctccgtcgccggcccttcccggcgacggcggggagggctcggccctcgccgcccgttcgacctcccttttttttttttttttttaattttcttattttttaatttttaatttttatttttatgatgcTTTGGAGCTGAGCCGAACTCggctctccgacgagccacataggcaaaaaataacaataaaatattgccacgtaggatttccggtaAGGGTCGCCgaaggtggcacttaagtgtcccacttgaaaaaaaaagtggcacttaagtgtaccattttgaagttatggcacttaagtgtcccccgtgccaagttatagCACTTGTGCTGGACTTCTACCCATCACCCAACATCTCTCTCAGCCATGAGAGTTTTCTTCTACCTCTTTTGGTAGTTGTCcccccaaaaccctaaatctccagTGGTTTTCCGACACCCAAAAACACGATTAACCCCTTATTGATCAATGAAACCCATCATGTAAATCTCAGAAACCCCCCACCCTACCATTTCTTCGTAAAAATGAGAAGTCTCATGCAATGGAACAGTCCTGTCATCTCTCTTCGGATGGATTCAATCAACGCTGGATGAATCAGAGCTTTGACCACGCAAAAGGTTGGATGCCGTCATTTCCCCATGGATTTCTTCTAGGCTTTCTGATTTTGATTTAGTGGAATGGGTCTTGATGCTTCCAACTTGATCGGAAAAAAGTAACAAGATAGTAGCAGTCTATTATGCTATTAGTAGAATGGGTCTTGCCTTGTTCAACATGATCGGCAGAAAGCAATGAGTTAAAAGCAACATTTCGTTTATGTGTTGGTCTCTTTTTTGCCCTGAGATCTGTTCTTGTAAAGCCCTACTAGTTCACTGTTGAGACAAATTGACGAATCTGGGGAAGTGGATAATCGTCTGGCTGTTTTGTGCAAAAGATTGGGTAATTTGAGGACTGAGGTTGATGCTCCTCCACAAGAAAGTGTGATCTCTGAGGCGATATTGGATGAATGCCAGCGAACAGTGTTTGGCAAGCTATATTCGGGAGGAAACATAAACATTCAGGCTTTTATTACCACAATGAAGAGAGCTTGGAAGTTAGATTCAGTTACCTTTGCACAACGTAAATCGGGCatcctttcttttactttcgatTATGTGATGAACAAAGAACGAGTGTTAGAAAATAGTCCATGGTCTTTTGCGAGCAACCTGTTGATCCTTAAACCATGGGAGTCTAATAAACCGGCGCAATGTTATAAGTTTACCAACTGTGCATTCTAGACTCAAATCCATGGCCTTCCTATTGAATGGTGTTTTGAGGAGGTAGTGTCTCATATAGCCAAAATCCTAGGATATGTGAAGGAAGTAAAAGTGGAAAAAAGGGAGCGGCCTTTCAGAAGGTGGGGAGAGTAAGAGTAGAGCTAGACCTTGATACACCTTTAAGTCCAGGTACGTTATATAATCTAGGAGAGGGGAAAGTCTGGTTGGATTTCAAATATGAGAGGTTACATTGCTTTTGCTATTCCTGTGGAAGAGTTTGGCATTTTGCAACAACATGTGCAAAAGTTCCTTTTGATGGAGCCAAATATGAAGATAGGAGGATGCATAGGTTTGGGCATTGGTTAAAAGCAGAGGCTAAGGAGACCAGCCCGTTTTGGCAAATCTTTTATGGTGACCGGGtggatgaagaggaggaggcacAAACAGATAGTAACTCTCCAGATCAAAGCACTCAAATAGTCATTTTCACTGGCAAGCAAACAGAAATAAATTTCACAGCATCAACTCATGCACAAAACAGGGCAAAAGAGAATATTTTCATACCTGAACACCAAGTGGAACAATACCAGGAAAAAGGGAAAGGCATCATGAACATTGAAGAGACAGAACAAAAGCTTTTGCTGGCTAATAAAACGTTGTCttggacaaaaaaagaaggataaaaaaGGCGAGCAGAATTTTAAAAAGTTCCCCAGCAAAGAAATTAAAGAGGTACACCCCATATAACTATTCCTTTAGAGGGCGCGGATTTTGATGAAGCAAAACTGTAGGATACTCCTATTAGTCTTTTGGAAGGCACGGTGGGATGGGCTTTGGTTGCTAGCTCGAATAAGCGACCGACTTATATATGAGTATTATATGTTGGAACTGTTAGGGGTTGCGCACACCACTGATAGTTCAAAATTTGAGAGCCATTGTAGCTCATGAAAGGCCGGACTTGATTATGTtattggaaacaaaaaaacaaagaaaatgtgatttttcgTGTTAGGAGACAGTTGAAATTTAAAAACATCTTTGTGGTGAACCCGATAGAAATTGCAGGGGGTCTGGcgatactttggaatgatgaagtTGATATAGAGGTGGAATCTAGTTCCCAAGAAATGATAAACTTAGTATGTGTAGATCATGAAAGCCAGAACACAATGCGGGTTACTTGTGTGCATGCTCTAAATCCCTTATGGGAAAGATTAAAATTATGGGATGATTTGAGACAGATCAGTCTTTCTAATAGACTTCCATGGGTTTGTTTgggggattttaatgaagtgCTATATTATTGGGAGAAGGTGGGAACGAGGATGGCAAATACTTATAGAATGTAAGCCTTCCAAAATTGCTTAAATGATTGTTCGCTAATGGAAATTGATTGCAAATGGTGTGCTTTTACTTGGTCAAATAACAGAGAATGGACTAATTTGGTTAAGGAGAAACTGGATTGGGTTTTTTGTTCTCTAAATTGGAGGCTAATGTTCCCGGAAGCAGAAGCATATCCTCTCCCGGTTGTTGGGTCTGACCATAGTCCTCTCTTAATGGTGAGTAATGCTGAAcctgcaaagaaaagaagagatttCCACTTTGAGGCATTCTAGACTGAAGATGTAGAATGCAGAGAAATAGTTAAACAAGCATAACAATCTCAAACTTTTTACAAAGCAGGATTGCGAGACAAATTAATGGCGATAAGACATGCTTTGAAGGAATGGAGCAAAAAGAAGTTCCCAAACAGCCATAGCCATATAACAGCCCTAAAGCAAGAGCTTCAATTCTTAATAAACAGCACAAGTTTGAACCAATGAGCAAATAGGATGAGTCtcttaaaagaagaaattgaaatgttatggaggagagaggagatgTTTTGGGGTTTAAGATCCTAGATTAATTGGCTACGATGGGGAGataaaaacatgaaatattttcatgcagCAACTATTTAAAGgagacaaaagaacaaaattactATGTTGAAGAATACATTGGAGCAGTGGATAAGAGACAAATAGCAACTTCAGCACCTCACCATATCCTTTTTCAAAGAGTTATACACTATGGTAGGTCCAAGAAACTGCCAACCAGTATTAGATGAATGCCCAACACTAATTGGAAATGATATTAATTGGTGGAAGTAACCTTGGAAGAAGTTCCCATACTGCTGTTTTTCAACTTAGTGCACAGAAGGCCCCTGATCCAAATGGtttaaatggaattttctacCAACATCATTGGGATATCATCAATATTGATGTTTTCAAGGAAGTTAGGGGTTTTTCTTTGCTTGGGAGTCTTAGAACTAGCACTAAATAGAATACGTATAGCCTTAATTCGCAAGACACCTCATCCAGAATGATTTGACCAATATCGCCCTATTAGCCCTTGcaatttttcatataaaataATATCGAAGATTTTGGCAAATAGACTTAAAAGATGTCTGTCAATGCTAATTTCAGGggaacaaagtgcctttgttaatggaagacaaattcaagataacattTATATTGTGCAGGAGGTACTACACCAATTGAGgatgagaaagaggaagaaacatTTTTAAGCTGTGCTGAAGTTAGACATGAGAAGGcctatgattgaattgaatgggatttcctagAAGGATGCTtgctgaaaatgggtttttgtGCAAAATGGGTCAATTGGGTCGTGCATTGTGTCACTACAGTTACTTTCAACATCAAATTGAATGGTGAACCTCTTCCCTTTTTCAATCCTTCTAGAGGTATTAGGCAAGGGGATCCCTTATCACCGCACCTTTTCATTTTAGTGGAAAATAGTTTATCTTCTTTGATGGGTAAAGCTCTACAGGATGGAAGTATAAAGGGGATCAAGTTGAATAGATTCTGCCCTACTTTGACTCATATTTTATTTGTAGatgattccattttctttttggatggatcCATATAAGAATGTCAAAATATTGTAGGTGTTCTAAATTAGTATTGTTATGCCTCGGGACAAGCTGTAAATCTAAACAAGTTCAGTATTTTCTTTAGTAGAGAATGTCCCCAATTATTAAGGGATAATATGACAAGAGAGTTGAGGGTTCTTGAGCTTGATCGGACTGGCAAATACCTTGGAATCCCTTTTGATTGGGGAGCATAAAAAAGACAGgtgtttgcttggattttaAATAGGGTAAACATGAATTGGAAGGCTGGATATCAAAAGCAGGCAAGGAGATCTTTCTGAAATCAGTAGTGTAGGCATTACCTTAATATGCCATGTCAATATTCAAAATTCCAGTTTCAGTTTGTAAGGctatagagaagaaaatagccaatttttggcggaaaaacaGTGAGACAAAAGTTGGTTTGCATCGGAAGAGATGAGAAATCATGAAATTTAGGAAAGACAAGGGAGGCATGGGTTTTAGAGATTTAATTACTGTAAACAAGGCCCTTTTGGGTAAGCAAGCTTGGAGGATGGTTAAGAATCCGGATGCTTTGTGgagcaaattattaaaatggcTCTATTTTTATCACAAAGATTTTTGGCATGCTGATAAAGGATCTAAGCCTTCATGGGGTTGGAAAAGTTTACTATTGAGAAGGGAGGCCATAGCGGATTTAGTGAGATGGTTGATTGGAAATGGTCAAAATGTCAACATTAGAACAGATAAATGGTTAAAGAGAGGACTAATAGGAGGGCCAGCAAACACAAACGACCCACATCAAATTTCTGAGTTGATGAATTTTCAAACAGAACAGTGGAATGAACCACTTTTGAACAATCTCTTTGATGAACATACTGCTCAGGAGATCCTTGCCATCACAATTAACCGTCAATTTACAAAGTATGAACTGATATGGACATGAACTAAGGACGGGTCTTTTACAGTAAAAAATGGCTACAATCTATTAAGAGAATGAGCAACAGCACATTTTGCAATGCAATACCCCTCTTCTTCATACCAAACACCAAGAAAACTATGGAATGCTCTATGAAAGATGCGAACCAGCCCTAAACTAAAGATTTTCATTTGGAATGCTTGTCAAAATGCCATCCCATCTAAGGAGAATTTATGGAAACGAAAGATTTTACCTGATCCAGTATGCGATCTTTGCCGTGAGAGTATGGAAACGGTCGAACATATCCATCTTCTTTGCCCCTGGACCGCACGAGTATGGAGCCACCCGGAAATCAACCTACAACTGAACGGACAGGAGGTTACACGAATGGATGTATGGCTAGTGCAATTTATAAACAACAGCTTGAACCTACCTTCTTTGGAAATGATCTCAAACATCCTATGGCAGGTTTGGAAGGAGCGAAACAACTATATATTTTGGGGAACCAAGCCGGATGCCTGCAAAGTGGTAGATCTGGCCAGATTTCAGCAAAATAGCTACAAAAAATGGGGTTTTGGGCATCTTcaagcaagaaaagaagaggaaaccAAGATGTCTCCAACTTGGAAAGCTCCAGTAGCTGGTACTTTGAAGATTAATGTTGATGGATCCATCTGCCAGGGGTCGACGGAAGGAGCCGTGGCCTGCGTAGTCCGGGACTTCTCCAGTAGCCTCGTGGATGGTTTCACGAAACCAGTTCAGGCGGTGTTGTGTCTTCAACTGGAAACCCTAGCTGTGCTTGAAGTCTTGGAGTACATAAAGCAGAAGAAGATGGGAGTAGTTTCAGTGGAGACAGACTGCAGAGGCCTCGTGGAATCCCTCAGTACACGGAAGATTTCTCTTGGGAAACACGTGCGACTTGGACAAAATGTTCACAACTCCTTCAGCAAGTGCCGCAAGTGGACCTGCTCTATTGTCCTCGGGCCACCAAAACAGTTGCAGACTGGGCTGCGCGACAACAGAGGAACATAACGCTCCCTATCAACTGGCTGGGTTCTCCTCCTCAAGGCCTTTGGGCCTTGTTATGTAATGATGCCCCATCTGTTGGGTTTGCTGGACagttataatataaataaaataccacatttcgaccaaaaaaataaaaccgtATTAAATAATTGATGAATCTAGTCAAAATCtgtcaaaaataataaacaacatATATAAGCCAATATGGCGGCAACGGCAGGTTTGTCTGCCGTAGAACTCTACGCCTCTCGCTCTAACAATACACATGTCTATATGCATGTAGGCATATGTAATATATACTTATCCCGATATATAGATTGACATTTACTTTTGTATATTGTGCGATGGACACATTCTCATTTTAATGCGGTCGGCGACTCCTGATAATTTACAGGGAAAACGATTGGCGATGGGCATATCCATTTGAATCATTTTTCTCTTCCAAGGTCAATCTCAGGAAGGTTATGCCCGTGATGTGTACCGAATTGGAAAATTGTCATTCTTAATCGGGTTCCCGAagagcttcaaaacacttccgTTAGAAAATTTTGAGAGTGTCAACCTTCATTGTTCATGCCATAGTACCTTTCATTTCATGTAAGTTCACTAGTTCGTCCTGATCAATTTTCATTGTGGCCCCTCACATCTTGTGCAACACTTTGGAAGCATGGTGACCGGGTTTTGAGACAGATGTTTCTCTCCTATCAACATGAGACATGCTCACTCTTTTCTAGATAATTATATTACCCGAAGTTCCAAGTTGCAAGGGATTGATCCTTCTCCTTAGGATTTTACCATGTCAATTTTTGaatgtcgttttttttttcaaagacaaTGCTAGATTGTGACAACTGGGCAACTCACTAAGAGAAGATGTCTTCTTCCCTTAAGATTCTATTGGAGACATCATTTAAGATTATCTGCAATTATgtcttaaagaaaaattagatagGTCTAAATAAGTCTTTTACGTTATTGTTGGTCTTGTATTCATTGAAATTGAATAAGTCCATGCTCCACAGATCTCTATAGTCATTTGCTTGAAGGTTTGATAGGTTTGTGCAAATAAGTGCACCAACTTTAAGATCACCTCCATTCTCAATTGTATCATCCTTGTTTATTCCACCAGTCAATGCTTGCTCTTCTTTTTGCtgttaaaaaagttcaaaaggtCTATAAGCGTGTTTATTGTAATGCTCAAAAATTTATTGTCAACCTCTAAGGCGGCAATACTTGACAGGGGCCGATGAAGTCGAGGTTGACCTCGTTGGCCCTTGCCTTTGGTCAATCGCCAATTGGCaatcggctagaggaagaagaagggtagaaaaaaaggaaagagagaaaaaaaaaaaggagaaaaaagatttaaaaggaaataaaaattcaaaaaataataaaatattattaaaatttgttcatcGCCGCACATGCAACATAAGCCAATCGGCGATTACGTCAGCAAAATATGACTAAAACTAGCCGCAAGAAATGCATTGACACCAATAAAATGTTTAAAGCTAAATTGGCATTAATGcaaataggtttaagacttttgtGACACTTTTCCCacttgtgccaatttagtcattccgacTAATTTTAACCAAATATTGTTAACATAAATATCGGGCAACTTACGTGACCTTGACATCAATATGATTTGTCCTACCTCCACGTCAACAATATGCGGCCAAAATTATCCGTGAAGGTTAAATTGGcaccaaattaaaagatttgtgattaaattgatattaataaaATGTTGAAAACTAATCAAGACTTTTCTGACACTTTTCCGGGAAAAATAAAACCTCTAGCCTTTGACTTAAATAAGCGGACAAACCATGTGAGATCCCACCccatttgatcaaattaaattttattttaggaaGTTGAGGCCGGGATTGACTGTCTCGCAAAAGTATACGCCTTGTCAATATCTTCTCAATAGTTTGGGCCTCGGCCcttgaagaaatgaaaatatggAGTTGTGGCCTATTAAAATTGCAACTCTTTATGGGGCCCGTAGGATAAACCTTTTAAATCTCCGTCTTTGGTCCAATTTCGAGCGACGTCCATTCACATTGCGCTTCTTTCTTCTCGAGAGAGAACTAGAAGAAAAATATTCGGTGTCTCTTTATTTCAATCAAGAGTTCGTCGGACAATCAAGATTCGTATCTATCCGGACGATGTTGCAGTTTCCAGGGTTCATGCTGCAGTTCCCGGATCAATGAGGATAATTCCGCCGTCGTTTCTGTTGCCATCTCAGTGGCCTCAGCCACAGAACGAGGAGGTTTGCTGGCCTCGGGAGTCTGACTTCGAAGAAAAGGTGACATCTTTTTATGTCTCAATGCCGTCATTTTCATTATTGCTTGCTCAAGAGTTCTTCAAGGCCCTTTTGGCATGGTGGTGATTTTCCTTGTCCATTCGTGATTTCATCATCAATAGATACGTTTAAGTAATTATCTTCCATAATGACTGCATTACAAAGGAAATACAATGAAAGATGAGTAAATTGTGTAATGCATTCATCAACcacaatattcattttttgagtaaattctcataaatttgtataaaaaattgaagttgaaaaaaaattcaccatTATGAGGATTATTTGTGGAAATAGAGTTAATAATTGGCTGAATGAGTTTAGAAGCAGACAAGCATGAATGATGTTAAAATGCAATGGTTATGGAAGAAGTGGCTAAGGGTGAAAATCGTTTGAAAGGAATGTGggtttcaaacaaaaaaaaaaaaaaagcagaaaaagaaatgcagataattttgtcttttaataaaactgaaacaaaataaaaagaagaaaaaaatgtaagaaattatattaaattgagAATTGGACCCGCAAGAAATAATATAGTCAATTCAATATGATAATCATGAGCTAATAAGGAGATATTTTCGGTAATTTTTCCACATCATGAAACATATATCTATAATAGATttagcaaataattttttttatgagagaTCGCTCATCTTGGTTTGTGAATGTTATACTAACCTCATTGATAAGTCAAGACGTAGGTTAAAACTcatattactttaaaaaatagtAAGAGAATTCATCACGATTAATGTCTTGTCATTATTTTAGTCAAAAGCCACATAATACTCAAAAAGCATGTGTGAATTGCAAAAaggaatatttcttttttgaagctTAGCGCTCAATATTTATAACAAGTAAGAATATACTTTTGATATAAGATATGAAATCAACAATCCATGTAATGCATGCTTGACAAAGAAAATAGGTTTTTCTCTCTATCGTTTTCTAATtgaataaatattaataaaaatatccaGTGGTAATTTGTGCTCAACATAAAGAGGAGAAGTCACCGAATGCATGTAAATAATAAGGACAGCCCCTTGTGGGTCTATGCTACTTCATTCTAAATCCTCTAAAAGTTATTGATACAATCACACagttttttaaattactaatgCTTATAATAGACGTCTcatctataaaaaaaagaaattaattgcaaaaaatttattgataaaatttctccattttttttttttcagtttaatatactttctcattaaaaaaaccTTTTCAAACGCTAAAATCATGGAACTGTCAAAATAGCGAACTATATCCACTACCTTCAAAAACTCACGATTGCTCCGAAAGGTATAAGTAGGAATTTCAATGCTTGCTTTGCCCTTGGGAATGTAGAGACatatatttctcaacttttgtGATCTCTAATGAAGGAAAAAAGGTTGATTGGAAAATAGCCAATATATTGGGGTACATGAACAAGTACGGATTTTCTTATCTATGATTTGTCACAAGaactcaaatagagatttatgtaaAAAATTCCAATGTTCAGGACAAACTATCAGCAAATACTTCACTAAAGTATTGCAAGCAGTcctcaaattgacaaaataggTTATCATACCACATTTCTTTGATGTTGTCCCACAATAGATTCTAATGGatcctaaccataaacgttactttaaGATAGGattctcatatattcatttacaccatcaattttattttgttaataatcttgtataatactagtcttTGATAAATTGATAGAGCTGTATAGGCACTATTGAtagcacccatattcatgcttttATACCTATGTTGAAGCAAGTCCCATTTAGAGGTAGTAAATGAATGACCACTCAGAATGTGATATGTGTTTGtttatttgatatgaaatttacttatATGTATGCTGATTGGGAAGGCTTTGCCAACAATTGTTAAGTGCTTTCGGCTGGGGACTCCTAGTTTGGAATTTCCTTGATTGCCACCAAGTATTTCTCGTCCtttaagaagtaattttttttttttatgattgtaTTTACGGTTACAAATTATGACCAATTTATGAGTACCTTGTTGTAGGCAAATACTATATGGTGGATTATAGTTTTGTAGCAACTCCGGGCCttttaaactcattttttttaaaggtgaaCGGTATCATTTAAATGATTATAGAGATACAACGAGACATCCAACAACGACAAAAGAATTATTCAACTATAGGCATTCTTCTCTAAAGAATATTATTTAAAGATCATTTGGGGCGTTAAAGAATCGCTTTTTCATTTTGAGGCACATGCCTTCATTTGCAATTCGAAAGTAATCACATATTGTAATTGCATATTGTGTCATCCATATTTACACCCGTGATCAAAACAAGATGGATAAGAACTTTTCATTATATGGAGATTCGCAGTACTTGTTTGAACTTACGCAGGATAAGCTTACAAACAATATATTAATCGATGAGGGAAACCAAATGGAAACGCTTAGGAAAAGTATTGCCAATAAAATGCCAAGGGACCATAATATGTCAAAGATTCTATGAAATTGTTTTCTCAACTTTTGAAATGTAttactattattttatatttaaggatttcttatgttgttatctaatcaattttcatttctagaaatagaaattttattctgttatcaaagaagtttatgttccaaaaacaaaaattttaaattgttgtaAAACGGgtttttttcttagaaacttgtccgggaaatagaaattgatttctatttcagaaattttgttatgcgTGCCCTAAATATCCGATGACATCttgcataagaaaaaaaatacacaaaggTAAAGCAGTATCCAATCCTCTTAAAAACAGGCCCGTCTTCTTTGACATTGATCGTCTGTCCCTGAGCGGGAACTGAATGAACACTTGGGTTGTCACCCGCTTCGACTGCTTTCTTCCTCATAATCGGACAAATCTGAGACAGGACCTCAACAGAAGCTGCTTCCACATTGGTCGCGTCCAATGCAGAAGTCTCCATGAAATAGAGGGACTCATTCTCGGCGAATGACTTCCCGTCCTCCGGTGGGATTGCCACGAGGTGGCGGAAATCGGACTTGTCGCCAAGGAGCATTGCCACGATGATGGGGTCAGTGTGATACCTCAACTCCCTCAGCCACCTT
The sequence above is drawn from the Eucalyptus grandis isolate ANBG69807.140 chromosome 11, ASM1654582v1, whole genome shotgun sequence genome and encodes:
- the LOC104427407 gene encoding ras-related protein Rab11D-like, translating into MDPPPSSSPTPPTKTASSKDYHGRLRATAVSDSSISAIDSISTMFKRDELLGISDALALGTITSAYCRGAVSTLLAYDVTSTCEFENVGRWLRELRYHTDPIIVAMLLGDKSDFRHLVAIPPEDGKSFAENESLYFMETSALDATNVEAASVEVLSQICPIMRKKAVEAGDNPSVHSVPAQGQTINVKEDGPVFKRIGYCFTFVYFFSYARCHRIFRARITKFLK